A single Pseudomonas sp. MM223 DNA region contains:
- the catD_1 gene encoding 3-oxoadipate enol-lactonase 2 (*Name catD_1), which produces MAYFEHEGCALHYEEYGQGEPLVLLHGLGSSCQDWELQVPVLSRHYRVIVMDIRGHGRSDKPHDGYQIATFSADLLALLEHLHTGPVHFVGLSMGGMVGFQFAVDHPQWLRSLCIVNSAPEVKRRTRSDWLWWLKRWGLARLLSVETVGKGLAERLFPKPQQADLRQKMAQRWARNDKRAYLKSFDAIVDWGVQERIRQIHCPTLVIAADHDYTPIQLKERYVALMPNARLVVVDDSRHATPLDQPEVFNQTLLQFLAAASTSQGSLSPC; this is translated from the coding sequence ATGGCCTATTTCGAACACGAAGGATGCGCACTGCATTACGAGGAATATGGCCAGGGCGAGCCCTTGGTGTTGCTGCACGGCCTGGGCTCCAGCTGCCAGGACTGGGAGTTGCAGGTGCCGGTGCTCAGCCGTCATTACCGGGTGATCGTCATGGACATCCGCGGCCACGGCCGCTCCGACAAACCCCACGACGGCTACCAGATCGCCACCTTCAGTGCCGACCTGCTGGCCCTGCTCGAACACCTGCACACGGGCCCGGTGCACTTCGTCGGCCTGTCCATGGGCGGCATGGTGGGTTTTCAGTTCGCGGTCGACCACCCGCAGTGGTTGCGCAGCCTGTGCATCGTCAACAGCGCCCCCGAGGTCAAGCGCCGCACCCGCAGTGACTGGCTCTGGTGGCTCAAGCGCTGGGGCCTGGCGCGCCTGCTCAGTGTCGAAACCGTCGGCAAGGGCTTGGCCGAGCGCCTGTTCCCCAAGCCCCAGCAAGCAGATTTGCGGCAAAAGATGGCCCAGCGCTGGGCACGCAACGACAAGCGCGCCTACCTCAAGAGCTTCGACGCCATCGTCGACTGGGGCGTGCAGGAACGCATCAGGCAAATCCACTGTCCTACCCTGGTGATCGCCGCCGACCACGATTACACCCCGATACAACTGAAAGAGCGTTACGTGGCCCTGATGCCCAACGCCAGGCTGGTCGTCGTCGACGATTCCCGGCACGCTACGCCCCTCGATCAACCCGAGGTCTTCAACCAGACCCTGCTGCAGTTCCTTGCAGCCGCTTCCACCTCTCAAGGATCTTTGAGCCCATGCTGA
- the opuE gene encoding Osmoregulated proline transporter OpuE (*Name opuE) yields MALDIIVVMIYTAGMLGLGWYGMRRAKTHEDYLVAGRNLGPVLYMGTMATTVLGGASTVGTVRLGYVHGISGFWLCAALGLGIIAINLFLAKPLLRLRIFTVTQVLEQRYNPTARQASAVIMLAYALMIGVTSTLAMATVLQVLLDLPFWASLLLGGGVVVLYSTIGGMWSLTLTDIVQFVIKTVGLMFILLPVCLYKAGGWDTLVAKLPAASFQLTTIGWDTIITYFLIYFFGILIGQDIWQRVFTARDEKVCQRAGTVAGVYCVVYGLACAAIGMAAHVLMPDLANPNNAFAEMIKSTLPDGIRGLLMAAALAAMMSTASAGLLAASTTVTEDLLPKLRGGKQSSLGMSRLFTLLTGLVVLGIALMVNDVINALTLAYNLLVGGMLIPLIGAIFWKRATTAGAIASMSLGFATALLFMFKDGLEANTPIYYSLAIGLVSFVVVSLMSRKPVGAVNLA; encoded by the coding sequence ATGGCCTTGGACATCATTGTTGTAATGATCTACACCGCCGGCATGCTCGGGCTTGGCTGGTACGGCATGCGGCGCGCGAAAACCCATGAAGACTACCTGGTAGCCGGGCGCAACCTCGGCCCGGTGTTGTACATGGGCACCATGGCCACTACCGTGCTTGGTGGCGCTTCCACCGTCGGCACCGTGCGTTTGGGCTACGTCCACGGCATTTCTGGCTTCTGGCTGTGCGCAGCCTTGGGCCTGGGCATCATCGCCATCAACCTGTTCCTGGCCAAACCGTTGCTGCGCTTGCGCATCTTCACCGTGACCCAGGTGCTTGAGCAACGCTACAACCCGACCGCACGCCAGGCCAGCGCCGTGATCATGCTGGCTTACGCGCTGATGATCGGCGTCACCTCGACACTGGCCATGGCCACCGTATTGCAGGTGCTGCTGGACCTGCCGTTCTGGGCTTCGCTGCTGCTCGGCGGCGGTGTGGTGGTGCTGTACTCCACCATTGGCGGCATGTGGTCGCTGACCCTGACCGACATCGTCCAGTTCGTGATCAAGACCGTCGGCCTGATGTTCATCCTGCTGCCGGTGTGCCTGTACAAGGCTGGTGGCTGGGACACCCTGGTGGCCAAATTGCCAGCGGCCAGCTTCCAGCTGACCACCATTGGCTGGGACACCATCATCACCTACTTCCTGATCTATTTCTTCGGCATCCTGATCGGCCAGGATATCTGGCAGCGTGTGTTCACCGCCCGTGACGAAAAGGTCTGCCAGCGTGCCGGTACCGTTGCCGGTGTTTACTGTGTGGTGTACGGCCTGGCCTGCGCTGCCATCGGCATGGCGGCCCATGTGCTGATGCCTGACCTGGCCAACCCGAACAACGCCTTTGCAGAGATGATCAAGAGCACCTTGCCCGATGGCATCCGTGGCCTGCTGATGGCCGCAGCCCTGGCAGCCATGATGTCCACCGCCAGTGCCGGCCTGCTGGCCGCCTCGACCACCGTTACCGAAGACCTGCTGCCCAAGCTGCGCGGCGGCAAACAGTCGAGCCTGGGCATGAGCCGCCTGTTCACCTTGCTCACCGGCCTGGTGGTGCTGGGGATCGCGCTGATGGTCAACGACGTGATCAACGCGTTGACCCTGGCCTACAACCTGCTGGTTGGCGGCATGCTGATCCCGCTGATCGGGGCGATCTTCTGGAAACGTGCGACCACGGCCGGCGCGATTGCCAGCATGTCGCTGGGCTTTGCCACGGCGCTGCTGTTCATGTTCAAGGACGGGCTGGAGGCCAACACGCCGATCTACTACAGCCTGGCGATTGGCTTGGTGAGCTTTGTGGTGGTTAGCCTGATGTCGCGCAAACCAGTCGGTGCTGTGAACCTGGCCTGA
- the rhpA gene encoding DEAD-box ATP-dependent RNA helicase RhpA (*Name rhpA) — MQLNFPHLPEVTSVFSQFALHERLLKAVAELKFVEPTPVQAAAIPLALQGRDLRVTAQTGSGKTAAFVLPLLNRLVDLKGGRVEIRALILLPTRELAQQTLKQVELFSQFTYIKAGLVTGGEDFKEQAAMLRKVPDVLIGTPGRLLEQLNAGNLDLSHVQVLILDEADRMLDMGFAEDMERLCKECENREQTLLFSATTGGAALRDIIGKVLKDPEHLMLNSVSQLAEGTRQQIITADHDQHKEQIAQWLLANETFDKAIIFTNTRAMADRIYGHLVAKDVKAFVLHGEKDQKDRKLAIERFKQGSPRYWWPPMWRLAAWTSMAWIW; from the coding sequence ATGCAACTGAATTTCCCGCACTTGCCTGAGGTTACCTCCGTGTTCTCCCAATTCGCCCTGCATGAACGCCTGCTTAAAGCCGTGGCCGAGCTTAAATTTGTCGAGCCAACCCCGGTGCAGGCCGCGGCCATCCCCCTGGCCCTGCAAGGGCGCGACCTGCGTGTAACCGCGCAGACCGGCAGTGGCAAGACGGCGGCCTTCGTACTGCCGCTGCTCAACCGCCTGGTTGACCTGAAAGGCGGGCGCGTCGAGATCCGTGCGCTGATCCTGCTGCCGACCCGCGAGCTGGCCCAGCAAACCTTGAAGCAGGTGGAGCTGTTCTCGCAGTTCACTTACATCAAGGCGGGCCTGGTGACCGGCGGCGAAGACTTCAAGGAACAAGCCGCCATGCTGCGCAAGGTGCCGGACGTGCTGATCGGCACCCCGGGCCGCCTGCTTGAGCAACTCAACGCCGGCAACCTCGACCTGTCCCACGTGCAGGTGCTGATCCTCGACGAAGCCGACCGCATGCTGGACATGGGCTTTGCCGAAGACATGGAGCGCCTGTGCAAGGAGTGCGAGAACCGCGAGCAGACCTTGCTGTTCTCCGCCACCACCGGTGGCGCTGCCCTGCGCGATATCATCGGCAAAGTGCTGAAAGACCCTGAGCACCTGATGCTCAACAGCGTCTCGCAGTTGGCCGAAGGCACCCGCCAGCAGATCATCACTGCCGACCACGACCAGCACAAAGAGCAAATTGCGCAGTGGCTGCTGGCCAACGAAACCTTCGACAAGGCAATCATCTTCACCAACACCCGCGCCATGGCCGACCGCATCTACGGTCACCTGGTGGCCAAGGACGTGAAGGCTTTCGTGCTGCACGGCGAGAAGGACCAGAAGGACCGCAAACTGGCCATCGAGCGCTTCAAGCAAGGCAGCCCAAGGTACTGGTGGCCACCGATGTGGCGGCTCGCGGCCTGGACATCGATGGCCTGGATCTGGTGA
- the bioP gene encoding Biotin transporter (*Name bioP), protein MGYLIIVALIQAFSFSLIGEYLAGHVDSYFAVLARVLLAGLVFLPLTRWRQVEPRFMRSMLLIGALQYGITYVCLYLSFRVLTVPEVLLFTILTPLHVTLIEDAMNRRFNPWALLAALVAVAGAAVIRFDSISGEFFIGFLLLQLANFTYAAGQVLYRHLVARHPSDLPHYARFGYFYLGALLVVLPAFLLFGNAQHLPSTDVQWLVLLFLGLCPTALGLYWWNKGACLVSGGTLAVMNNLHVPVGLLLNLLIWNQHEPLGRLFIGGGIILASVWLSRLGARAQAPLANKA, encoded by the coding sequence ATGGGCTACCTGATAATCGTCGCGCTGATCCAGGCGTTTTCCTTCAGCCTGATCGGCGAGTACCTGGCCGGGCACGTCGACAGCTACTTCGCCGTGCTCGCACGGGTGCTGCTGGCGGGCCTGGTGTTCCTGCCATTGACCCGCTGGCGCCAGGTCGAACCGCGCTTCATGCGCTCGATGCTGTTGATCGGCGCGCTGCAATACGGCATCACCTACGTTTGCCTGTACCTGAGCTTCCGCGTACTCACCGTGCCGGAGGTGCTGCTGTTTACCATCCTCACGCCGCTGCACGTGACACTGATCGAAGACGCCATGAACCGGCGTTTCAACCCATGGGCGTTGCTGGCTGCGCTGGTAGCCGTAGCCGGTGCTGCGGTAATCCGCTTCGACAGCATCAGCGGTGAGTTCTTCATCGGCTTCCTGCTGCTGCAGCTGGCCAACTTCACCTATGCCGCCGGCCAGGTGCTGTACCGTCACCTGGTGGCACGCCACCCCAGTGACCTGCCGCACTACGCCCGCTTTGGCTACTTCTACCTGGGCGCTTTGCTGGTGGTGCTGCCGGCCTTCCTGCTGTTCGGCAATGCCCAGCATCTGCCGAGTACCGATGTGCAATGGCTGGTGCTGTTGTTCCTGGGCCTGTGCCCGACGGCGCTGGGCCTGTACTGGTGGAACAAGGGCGCCTGCCTGGTTTCTGGCGGTACGCTGGCGGTCATGAACAACCTGCATGTGCCGGTGGGGTTGCTGTTGAACCTGCTGATCTGGAACCAGCACGAGCCGCTAGGGCGGCTGTTCATCGGCGGCGGGATCATCCTGGCATCGGTGTGGCTGAGCCGGTTGGGCGCACGCGCGCAGGCGCCGCTGGCCAACAAGGCCTGA
- the azoR gene encoding FMN-dependent NADH-azoreductase (*Name azoR), whose amino-acid sequence MSRVLIIESSARQQDSVSRQLTRDFIQQWQAAHPADQISVRDLAVNPVPHLDADLLGGWMKPEDQRNAAELQALARSNELTDELLAADVLVMAAPMYNFTIPSTLKAWLDHVLRAGITFKYTPTGPQGLLTGKRAIVLTARGGIHAGASSDHQEPYLRQVMAFIGIHDVDFIHAEGLNMSGEFHEKGVNQAKAKLAAVA is encoded by the coding sequence ATGTCCCGCGTACTGATCATCGAAAGCAGCGCCCGCCAGCAGGATTCCGTTTCCCGTCAGCTGACCCGTGATTTCATCCAGCAATGGCAGGCCGCTCACCCGGCCGATCAGATCAGTGTGCGTGACCTGGCCGTAAACCCGGTGCCGCACCTGGACGCCGATCTGTTGGGTGGCTGGATGAAGCCCGAAGATCAGCGCAACGCCGCCGAACTGCAGGCCCTGGCCCGCTCCAACGAATTGACTGATGAATTGCTGGCTGCCGACGTGCTGGTGATGGCTGCGCCCATGTACAACTTCACCATCCCCAGCACCCTCAAGGCCTGGTTGGACCATGTGCTGCGCGCCGGCATCACCTTCAAATACACTCCTACCGGCCCGCAGGGCCTGCTGACCGGCAAGCGCGCCATCGTCCTGACTGCCCGCGGCGGTATCCACGCTGGCGCCAGCAGCGACCACCAGGAACCGTACCTGCGCCAGGTGATGGCTTTCATCGGTATTCACGATGTCGACTTCATCCATGCCGAAGGCCTGAACATGAGCGGCGAGTTCCACGAGAAGGGCGTCAACCAGGCCAAGGCCAAGTTGGCGGCGGTGGCCTGA
- the gltR_4 gene encoding HTH-type transcriptional regulator GltR (*Name gltR_4) → MEFSQLRIFQAVAEEGSVTRAAERLHRVPSNLSTRLRQLEEQLGVELFLRERQRLQLSPAGKVLLDYAHRMSALRDEALAAVRGGQPAGDFVLGTMYSTAATHLPALLARYHQAYPAVNLQVRAAPSGELLEGLLSHRLDAALVDGPLNLAGLDGVPLCDEQLVLITSPEHPAVHSAKDVAGKAVFTFRQGCSYRMRLEAWYAHAHTPMGRVMEIESYQSMLACVIAGAGVAMMAQSMLDSLPGRNQVRVHRLQAPFDQAVTWLMWRQGMRGANLQAWVDLQQSETINQSSECAARA, encoded by the coding sequence ATGGAGTTCAGCCAGCTGCGCATCTTCCAGGCTGTGGCCGAGGAAGGTTCGGTTACCCGGGCCGCAGAGCGCCTGCATCGTGTGCCGTCGAACCTGTCGACGCGCCTGCGCCAACTGGAGGAACAGCTGGGCGTCGAGCTGTTCCTGCGCGAACGCCAGCGTTTGCAACTGTCACCCGCGGGCAAGGTGCTGCTGGATTACGCTCACCGTATGTCGGCTTTGCGTGACGAAGCGCTGGCGGCTGTGCGAGGTGGTCAGCCCGCGGGGGACTTCGTGCTGGGGACCATGTACAGCACGGCGGCGACCCATTTGCCGGCGTTGCTGGCGCGCTATCACCAGGCTTACCCGGCGGTTAACCTGCAAGTGCGCGCCGCCCCTAGTGGCGAGCTGCTGGAAGGCCTGCTGAGTCACCGCCTGGATGCCGCCCTGGTGGATGGGCCATTGAACCTGGCCGGGCTGGATGGCGTGCCGCTGTGCGACGAGCAGCTGGTGCTGATTACCAGCCCCGAGCACCCGGCCGTGCATAGCGCCAAGGATGTGGCAGGCAAGGCAGTGTTCACGTTCCGCCAGGGCTGTTCGTACCGCATGCGCCTGGAGGCGTGGTATGCCCACGCCCATACCCCCATGGGCCGGGTGATGGAGATCGAGTCGTACCAGAGCATGCTGGCCTGCGTAATCGCCGGCGCAGGCGTGGCGATGATGGCCCAGTCAATGCTCGACAGCCTGCCTGGGCGTAATCAGGTAAGGGTGCACCGGCTGCAGGCGCCGTTCGATCAGGCGGTCACCTGGCTGATGTGGCGTCAGGGTATGCGTGGGGCGAATTTGCAGGCGTGGGTCGACCTGCAACAAAGCGAAACGATTAACCAGTCGTCGGAATGCGCCGCCAGGGCTTGA
- the ppiA gene encoding Peptidyl-prolyl cis-trans isomerase A (*Name ppiA): MLKKLLLTACSVAFATSVMASDKTPHVLLDTSFGQVEIELNAEKAPVSTKNFLQYVDSGFYNNTIFHRVIPGFMVQGGGFTDQMVQKNTNDPIKNEASNGLLNTRGTLSMARTSDPNSATSQFFINVADNDFLNPGRDRGYAVFGKVTKGMEVVDQIVNSPTTIKKGMRDVPADPVYIKSAKRID; encoded by the coding sequence ATGCTGAAAAAACTCCTGCTCACCGCCTGCTCGGTCGCCTTCGCCACCAGCGTCATGGCCTCCGACAAGACCCCGCACGTTTTGCTGGACACCAGCTTCGGCCAGGTTGAAATCGAGCTGAACGCCGAGAAGGCACCGGTCAGCACGAAGAATTTCCTGCAATACGTCGACAGCGGTTTCTACAACAATACGATTTTCCACCGGGTGATCCCGGGCTTCATGGTGCAGGGCGGTGGCTTCACTGACCAGATGGTGCAGAAGAACACCAACGACCCGATCAAGAACGAAGCCAGCAATGGCCTGCTGAACACCCGCGGCACCCTGTCGATGGCGCGCACCTCGGACCCGAACTCCGCCACCAGCCAGTTCTTCATCAACGTGGCCGACAACGACTTCCTCAACCCGGGCCGTGACCGTGGCTATGCCGTGTTCGGCAAGGTGACCAAGGGCATGGAAGTGGTCGACCAGATCGTCAACTCGCCAACCACCATCAAAAAAGGCATGCGTGATGTACCGGCCGACCCGGTCTACATCAAGTCGGCCAAACGC
- the srmB gene encoding ATP-dependent RNA helicase SrmB (*Name srmB), with amino-acid sequence MATDVAARGLDIDGLDLVINFDMPRSGDEYVHRVGRTGRAGGEGLAISLITHNDWNLMSSIERYLKQQFERRVIKEVKGTYSGPKKVKASGKAVGAKKKKVDKKGGDKKAAAKRKPTAKPRANAPLASADGLAPLKKRKPAAE; translated from the coding sequence GTGGCCACCGATGTGGCGGCTCGCGGCCTGGACATCGATGGCCTGGATCTGGTGATCAACTTCGACATGCCTCGCAGCGGTGACGAGTACGTGCACCGCGTGGGCCGTACCGGGCGTGCCGGTGGCGAAGGCCTGGCGATCTCGCTGATCACCCACAACGACTGGAACCTGATGTCGAGCATCGAACGCTACCTCAAGCAGCAGTTCGAGCGCCGTGTGATCAAGGAAGTGAAAGGCACCTACAGCGGGCCGAAGAAGGTCAAGGCCTCGGGCAAGGCTGTTGGGGCCAAGAAGAAGAAGGTCGACAAGAAGGGCGGCGACAAGAAAGCTGCCGCCAAGCGCAAACCAACCGCCAAGCCGCGGGCCAATGCACCACTGGCCAGCGCTGATGGCCTGGCGCCGCTGAAAAAGCGCAAGCCTGCTGCTGAATAA
- the ybdG gene encoding Miniconductance mechanosensitive channel YbdG (*Name ybdG): MDIQRIWRDSLDLWGTLDQHPMLHAAIGLAVLLLISLVVGRLARFLMLHGARLLARQPALKWLDDLRHNKVFHRLAQTTPSLVLQFGLKLVPELSDTAQHFLGNVALAFTLLFMTMALSCLLDALLDIYARTEHARTRSIKGYVQLAKMMLWIFASIVIVSTLIDRSPLLLLSGLGAMSAVLLLVYKDTLLSFVASVQLTSNDMLHVGDWIEMPQVGADGDVVDITLHTVKVQNFDKTIVSIPTWRLMSESFRNYRGMQQSGGRRIKRSLFIDAAGVRFLTREEEQRLSQVQLLGDYLAGKRQELQNWNEALGPVAELSANRRKLTNIGTFRAFALAYLKNHPNVHPNMTCMVRQMQTTAEGVPLEIYCFTTTTVWADYERIQGDIFDYLLAVLPEFGLSLYQQPSGNDMRVGLAGRSFEAVPRRLEEMSEA; this comes from the coding sequence ATGGATATACAACGAATCTGGCGTGACTCCCTCGACCTGTGGGGCACCCTCGACCAACATCCGATGCTGCACGCCGCCATTGGCCTGGCGGTGCTGCTGCTGATTTCCCTGGTGGTCGGCCGGCTGGCGCGCTTCCTGATGCTGCATGGCGCCCGCCTGCTGGCCCGCCAACCGGCGCTTAAGTGGCTGGACGACTTGCGCCACAACAAGGTGTTCCACCGCCTGGCGCAAACCACACCCTCACTGGTGCTGCAGTTTGGCCTGAAGCTGGTGCCAGAGCTGTCCGACACTGCCCAGCACTTCCTTGGCAACGTCGCCCTGGCCTTTACCCTGCTGTTCATGACCATGGCACTGTCGTGCCTGCTGGACGCCCTGCTCGACATTTACGCCCGCACCGAACACGCCCGCACCCGCTCCATCAAGGGCTACGTGCAGCTGGCCAAGATGATGTTGTGGATTTTCGCGTCGATTGTCATCGTCTCCACCCTGATCGACCGCTCGCCGCTGTTGTTGCTGTCCGGTCTGGGCGCCATGTCGGCGGTGCTGCTGTTGGTGTACAAAGACACCCTGCTGTCGTTCGTCGCCAGCGTACAGCTCACCAGCAACGACATGCTGCATGTGGGTGACTGGATCGAAATGCCCCAGGTGGGTGCCGATGGCGACGTGGTGGACATCACCCTGCACACCGTGAAGGTACAGAATTTCGACAAGACCATTGTCTCCATCCCCACCTGGCGCCTGATGAGCGAGTCGTTCCGCAACTACCGCGGCATGCAGCAGTCCGGTGGCCGACGGATCAAGCGCAGCCTGTTCATCGACGCAGCCGGCGTGCGCTTCCTCACCCGCGAAGAAGAGCAGCGCCTGAGCCAGGTACAACTGCTGGGCGATTACCTGGCCGGCAAGCGCCAGGAGCTGCAAAACTGGAACGAAGCCCTGGGGCCGGTGGCAGAGCTTTCGGCCAACCGCCGCAAGCTGACCAACATCGGCACTTTCCGTGCGTTTGCCCTGGCCTACCTGAAAAACCACCCCAATGTGCACCCGAACATGACCTGCATGGTGCGGCAGATGCAGACCACGGCCGAAGGTGTGCCGCTGGAGATCTACTGCTTCACCACCACCACGGTGTGGGCGGACTACGAGCGGATTCAGGGGGATATCTTCGACTACCTGCTGGCGGTGCTGCCGGAGTTTGGGTTGAGCCTGTATCAGCAGCCCAGTGGCAATGACATGCGGGTGGGGTTGGCGGGGCGCTCGTTTGAAGCGGTACCGCGCCGGCTGGAAGAGATGAGCGAGGCTTGA